One segment of Pyricularia oryzae 70-15 chromosome 3, whole genome shotgun sequence DNA contains the following:
- a CDS encoding carbonate dehydratase, whose translation MRNIFSVMAVLLPAVSAFCDHGTTLFPRASGDAVKVANFGFDGIRGPLNWHGLNKTANSKCAKGKEQSPIDISTSSNKTVKGSSLRFNIDSYPDGAELLNLGSTLEVIANGSISLDNKTFKLAQFHFHTPSEHHLDGEYYPAEMHCVFQAEDKTVSVVGFFIELDEDNDEVIDGVFERVDEVATPGTAGHTGALDFSGLSKHLCKSDVYQYRGSLTTPPCSEGIRWNVVRKPITIDMLTFKKIKSIMKFNARYVQNTPGQINLLENAAENLK comes from the exons ATGAGAAATATCTTCAGCGTCATGGCGGTGCTTCTGCCTGCTGTCTCTGCCTTCTGCGACCATGGGACGACCCTCTTCCCCCGTGCCAGCGGCGACGCGGTCAAGGTGGCCAACTTTGGCTTCGACGGCATCCGCGGGCCCCTGAACTGGCACGGACTGAACAAGACGGCCAACTCCAAGTGCGCCAAGGGGAAGGAGCAGTCGCCCATCGACATCAGCACGAGCTCCAACAAGACGGTCAAGGGAAGCAGCCTCAGGTTCAACATCGACTCGTATCCTGACGGCGCTGAGCTCCTCAACCTGGGCAGCACGCTCGAGGTCATCGCCAACGGCTCCATCAGCCTCGACAACAAGACCTTCAAGCTGGCGCAGTTCCACTTCCACACCCCCAGTGAGCACCATTTGGATGGCGAGTACTATCCCGCCGAGATGCACTGCGTCTTCCAAGCCGaag ACAAGACAGTCTCCGTCGTCGGCTTCTTCATCGAGCTGGATGAGGACAACGACGAGGTCATCGACGGCGTCTTTGAGCGCGTAGACGAGGTGGCCACGCCCGGCACGGCCGGACACACAGGCGCGCTCGACTTCAGTGGCCTGTCTAAGCACCTGTGCAAGAGCGACGTCTACCAGTACAGGGGTTCTCTGACCACGCCGCCCTGCTCCGAGGGCATCCGGTGGAATGTCGTCCGGAAGCCGATCACGATCGACATGCTCACTTTTAAGAAGATTAAAAGCATCATGAAGTTTAATGCTCGGTACGTGCAGAACACTCCCGGGCAGATCAACCTGCTGGAGAACGCTGCCGAGAACCTCAAATAA